One segment of Rattus norvegicus strain BN/NHsdMcwi chromosome 16, GRCr8, whole genome shotgun sequence DNA contains the following:
- the Adam25 gene encoding a disintegrin and metallopeptidase domain 25 (testase 2), whose translation MQTRQRASPFAVSEDKVAMDKTVVHTKLPHLYLWLKILIILSSWPLTGFAQHTSLPEVVIPLQVTGNRPMWAMGWLTYSLHFGGQKHFIYMKAKKFLVSRLLSVFTYTKQGALHKDQPYVQKDCYYHGYMDGDPEFMVAITTCSGGFQGILQVNGTVYEIKPKNLSATFEHLVHKIDREGTELLPMRCALTEEIARQLKLQKNENLTLMQSHYEGWWTHKRFLDLALVIDRERIRYHNDNSSHVLVEVFTIINIINKIYQTLDLELVLLGVELWNERNHVPIHNIDVLLYEFCIWKTRSLNFRIPNDIAHLFVNHHFGIYLGLAYVGTVCMPSLNCGIDRLIGHNLFYFGHIIAHEMGHNLGMQHDEGSCTCGAKDCLMAPTDSGIQKFSNCSYSAFWTTYATANCMRKETKPLGSLKSKRCGNGVVDDGEQCDCGSAEMCARDPCCKSSCTLKDGATCAFGLCCTHCRVMPSGTVCREQVNECDLPEWCNGHSYKCPNDVYLLDGSPCRGGGYCYEKRCNNRNEQCKQIFGQEARSAAQSCYRELNTRGDRFGNCGMIRDAYLRCHDSDILCGRLQCENVTGIPLLQDHSTVHWTRLNGVTCWGTDYHFGMTIPDVGFVKDGTDCSPEHVCINRKCVNKSIWISQCSPKTCNMKGVCNNLHHCHCDLGWDPPYCLESGFGGSVDSGPLHLKEEKPKESRKPVILICILFACFSLLFIVFLFLLISYVNQPKSKESNVPSLENTENDTDVRTSSATNTL comes from the coding sequence ATGCAAACAAGACAAAGGGCATCCCCCTTTGCTGTCTCAGAGGACAAGGTAGCTATGGATAAAACTGTGGTACACACAAAACTACCTCATCTATACCTCTGGCTGAAGATATTGATCATTCTTTCATCATGGCCCTTGACTGGGTTTGCTCAGCACACCAGCCTCCCAGAAGTAGTGATACCCTTACAAGTCACAGGCAACAGACCAATGTGGGCTATGGGATGGCTGACCTATAGCCTGCACTTTGGGGGccagaaacattttatttacatgaagGCCAAGAAGTTCTTGGTATCTAGGCTCCTCTCTGTATTCACCTACACTAAGCAAGGTGCTCTACACAAGGACCAGCCTTATGTCCAGAAGGATTGCTACTACCATGGCTATATGGATGGAGACCCAGAGTTCATGGTTGCTATTACCACCTGTTCTGGAGGCTTTCAAGGAATATTACAGGTAAATGGCACAGTATATGAAATCAAGCCCAAGAACCTTTCTGCCACGTTTGAACATTTGGTTCATAAGATAGACCGTGAGGGGACAGAATTACTTCCCATGAGATGTGCACTGACAGAAGAGATAGCACGACAATTGAAGCTTCAGAAGAACGAGAACCTCACTCTGATGCAAAGCCACTACGAAGGATGGTGGACTCACAAGCGTTTTCTTGACCTGGCATTGGTTATTGACCGTGAGCGAATTCGTTATCATAACGATAATAGTTCACACGTGTTAGTGGAAGTATTCACCATTatcaatataataaataaaatttatcagACATTGGATCTCGAGCTAGTTTTACTTGGAGTTGAGCTGTGGAATGAAAGAAATCACGTGCCCATACATAATATAGATGTCCTCCTATATGAATTTTGTATTTGGAAGACTCGCAGTCTTAATTTTCGTATTCCAAATGATATTGCACATCTTTTTGTGAATCATCATTTTGGTATTTACCTTGGTTTAGCTTACGTTGGAACGGTCTGTATGCCATCTCTTAATTGTGGAATTGATCGTCTGATAGGACATAATCTGTTTTATTTTGGACATATTATAGCACATGAGATGGGTCATAATTTGGGTATGCAGCATGATGAAGGATCGTGTACCTGTGGAGCAAAAGATTGCTTAATGGCTCCAACAGACAGTGGCATCCAGAAGTTCAGTAACTGTAGTTATTCTGCCTTTTGGACAACATATGCTACTGCCAACTGTATGCGCAAGGAAACGAAGCCATTAGGCAGCCTCAAAAGCAAGCGCTGTGGGAATGGAGTGGTCGATGATGGAGAGCAGTGTGATTGTGGATCTGCAGAAATGTGTGCAAGAGATCCATGTTGTAAGTCCAGCTGCACCCTCAAAGATGGGGCTACCTGTGCTTTCGGACTCTGTTGCACACATTGCCGTGTCATGCCATCAGGCACAGTTTGCAGAGAACAGGTCAATGAATGTGACCTTCCTGAATGGTGCAATGGCCATTCTTATAAGTGTCCTAATGACGTTTATTTGCTTGATGGGAGCCCCTGTCGAGGTGGTGGCTACTGCTATGAAAAGAGATGTAATAACCGAAATGAGCAGTGTAAGCAAATCTTTGGCCAAGAAGCCAGGAGTGCAGCTCAGAGTTGCTACAGAGAACTCAACACCCGAGGTGACCGTTTCGGCAACTGTGGTATGATCAGAGATGCATACTTAAGATGTCATGACTCAGACATCCTCTGTGGCAGACTTCAGTGTGAGAATGTAACAGGCATTCCCCTTTTGCAAGACCATTCCACTGTACACTGGACTCGCCTCAATGGTGTCACCTGTTGGGGAACTGACTACCATTTTGGGATGACAATCCCTGACGTTGGTTTCGTGAAAGACGGCACAGACTGTAGTCCAGAGCATGTGTGTATTAATAGAAAGTGTGTCAATAAGTCAATATGGATAAGTCAGTGTTCACCCAAGACATGCAACATGAAAGGTGTGTGCAACAATTTACACCACTGCCACTGTGACCTTGGGTGGGACCCACCATATTGCCTGGAAAGTGGCTTTGGTGGGAGTGTTGACAGTGGCCCTCTGCATTTGAAAGAAGAGAAACCTAAGGAAAGTAGGAAGCCAGTGATTCTCATTTGtattctttttgcttgtttttcattattgtttattgtgtttctttttctcttgattAGTTATGTAAATCAGCCCAAGAGTAAAGAATCCAATGTTCCCTCtttagaaaatacagaaaatgacaCTGATGTAAGGACCTCTTCAGCAACAAACACTTTGTAA